A genome region from Gossypium hirsutum isolate 1008001.06 chromosome A04, Gossypium_hirsutum_v2.1, whole genome shotgun sequence includes the following:
- the LOC107932767 gene encoding aconitate hydratase, cytoplasmic, with amino-acid sequence MYCRARFASRLASTTAVASFSPSVCSRVSSPIASPSSASSVSFWNKRYRSLSFLSSLRSLRCSAPRLHWRSPESLRILARTSVPVVERFHRRIATTASEHPFKGVMASIPKPGGGEFGKFYSLPALNDPRIDRLPYSIRILLESAIRNCDNFQVTKDDVEKIIDWENTSPKQVEIPFKPARVLLQDFTGVPAVVDLASMRDAMKNLGNDPKKINPLVPVDLVIDHSVQVDVARSENAVQENMELEFKRNKERFAFLKWGSSAFHNMLVVPPGSGIVHQVNLEYLGRVVFNSDGMLYPDSVVGTDSHTTMIDGLGVAGWGVGGIEAEAAMLGQPMSMVLPGVVGFKLSGKLRDGVTATDLVLTVTQMLRKHGVVGKFVEFYGEGMGELSLSDRATIANMSPEYGATMGFFPVDHVTLQYLKLTGRSDETVSMIEAYLRANKMFVDYNEPQQERAYSSYLQLDLAEVEPCISGPKRPHDRVPLKEMKADWHACLDNNVGFKGFAEPKEEQNKVSKFTFHGLPAELRHGSVVIAAITSCTNTSNPSVMLGAGLVAKKAYELGLEVKPWIKTSLAPGSGVVTKYLLQSGLQKYLNQQGFNIVGYGCTTCIGNSGDLDESVASAISENDIIAAAVLSGNRNFEGRVHPLTRANYLASPPLVVAYALAGTVDIDFEKEPIGTGKSGKSIYFKDIWPSNDEIAQVVQSSVLPDMFKSTYEAITKGNPMWNQLSVPASMLYSWDPNSTYIHEPPYFKNMTVEPPGPHGVKDAYCLLNFGDSVTTDHISPAGSIQKDSPAAKFLLERGVDKKDFNSYGSRRGNDEVMARGTFANIRIVNKLLKGEVGPKTIHVPTGEKLYVYDAAMRYKAAGQDTIVLAGAEYGSGSSRDWAAKGPMLLGVKAVIAKSFERIHRSNLVGMGIIPLCFKPGEDADSLGLTGHERYSIDLPNKISEIRPGQDVTVTTDTGKSFTCAVRFDTEVELAYFDHGGILPFVIRNLNKE; translated from the exons ATGTATTGCAGAGCGCGATTCGCCTCGAGGCTAGCTTCGACGACGGCGGTGGCGTCGTTTTCGCCTTCTGTGTGTAGTAGAGTTTCGTCGCCGATTGCTTCTCCGTCTTCTGCTTCTTCTGTTTCGTTCTGGAACAAGAGGTACCGCTCTTTGAGCTTCTTGTCTTCGCTCCGGTCGCTGAGGTGCTCGGCGCCGCGGCTCCATTGGAGGTCGCCGGAGAGCCTTCGAATTCTGGCGAGGACCTCTGTTCCGGTTGTGGAGAGGTTCCACCGGAGGATCGCTACTACTG CTTCTGAGCATCCTTTCAAGGGAGTGATGGCAAGCATTCCCAAGCCTGGGGGTGGAGAATTCGGCAAATTCTATAGTTTGCCGGCTTTGAATGATCCACGAATTG ACCGTCTTCCATACTCGATAAGGATCCTTTTGGAATCTGCTATCCGTAACTGTGATAACTTTCAAGTCACAAAGGATGATGTTGAGAAGATCATTGATTGGGAGAATACATCACCGAAGCAAGTTGAAATCCCCTTCAAGCCTGCTCGTGTTCTTTTACAG GATTTTACTGGAGTGCCAGCTGTAGTTGACCTTGCAAGCATGCGGGATGCTATGAAGAATCTTGGCAATGACCCAAAGAAGATTAATCCATTG GTTCCAGTAGACCTTGTCATTGATCATTCGGTTCAAGTTGATGTTGCAAGATCTGAAAATGCAGTACAAGAAAACATGGAACTTGAATTTAAGAGGAATAAAGAGAGATTTGCTTTCCTTAAATGGGGCTCATCTGCTTTCCATAATATGCTTGTTGTTCCTCCAGGTTCTGGAATTGTTCACCAG GTGAACCTGGAATACCTAGGACGTGTTGTTTTTAACTCTGATGGAATGCTCTACCCTGATAGCGTTGTTGGTACTGATTCACATACAACTATGATAGATGGGCTAGGAGTTGCAGGTTGGGGAGTTGGAGGAATTGAAGCAGAGGCAGCAATGCTTGGCCAG CCAATGAGCATGGTGTTACCTGGTGTCGTTGGATTCAAGCTATCTGGCAAATTGCGTGATGGTGTCACGGCCACCGACTTGGTTTTGACTGTGACACAGATGTTGAGGAAGCATGGTGttgttggcaaatttgttgaGTTTTATG GTGAGGGAATGGGTGAATTATCATTGTCTGATCGAGCCACAATAGCAAATATGTCGCCTGAATATGGAGCAACCATGGGCTTTTTCCCTGTAGATCATGTAACACTGCAGTATCTTAAGCTAACTGGTAGAAGTGATGAGACA GTATCAATGATAGAAGCCTATTTGCGTGCAAACAAGATGTTTGTTGACTACAATGAG CCTCAACAAGAAAGAGCATACAGTTCTTATTTACAGTTGGACCTTGCCGAAGTTGAACCCTGTATCTCAGGGCCGAAGCG GCCTCATGACCGAGTTCCTTTGAAAGAAATGAAGGCTGATTGGCATGCATGTCTTGATAACAATGTTGGATTCAAG GGTTTTGCTGAGCCAAAGGAAGAGCAGAATAAAGTTTCTAAGTTCACATTCCATGGCCTGCCTGCCGAACTTAGACATGGAAGTGTTGTAATTGCGGCTATCACCAGCTGTACAAACACATCAAACCCTAGTGTCATGCTCGGGGCTGGTCTTGTTGCTAAGAAGGCTTATGAATTAGGTTTGGAG GTCAAGCCATGGATTAAAACAAGTCTTGCTCCTGGATCTGGAGTTGTTACAAAGTATTTGCTTCAAAG TGGGCTGCAAAAATACTTGAATCAACAAGGTTTTAACATTGTTGGTTATGGCTGCACAACTTGTATCGGAAATTCTGGAGATCTTGATGAATCAGTTGCTTCAGCAATTtcggaaaatg ATATCATCGCTGCAGCTGTTCTTTCCGGGAATAGAAACTTTGAAGGTCGTGTTCATCCCCTAACCAGAGCTAACTATCTTGCTTCACCTCCATTAGTAGTTGCCTATGCCCTTGCTGGCACG GTTGATATTGACTTCGAGAAAGAGCCTATAGGGACAGGAAAATCCGGTAAAAGTATATATTTCAAGGATATATGGCCTAGCAATGATGAGATCGCACAG GTTGTTCAATCTAGTGTGTTGCCTGATATGTTCAAGAGCACCTATGAAGCCATCACAAAGGGCAACCCGATGTGGAATCAACTTTCCGTCCCTGCTTCCATGCTCTATTCTTGGGATCCAAACTCAACATACATTCACGAGCCTCCATATTTCAAAAACATGACCGTAGAACCACCAGGCCCGCATGGAGTGAAAGATGCCTATTGCTTGCTCAATTTTGGTGACAGTGTTACCACCGATCACATCTCTCCTGCAGGTAGCATCCAAAAGGATAGCCCTGCTGCTAAGTTTCTTCTTGAGCGTGGGGTGGACAAGAAGGACTTCAATTCCTATGGTAGTCGTCGAGGCAATGATGAAGTGATGGCAAGGGGCACCTTTGCCAATATCCGCATTGTCAACAAGCTCCTGAAGGGAGAAGTTGGTCCGAAGACTATTCATGTTCCGACAGGAGAAAAGCTTTATGTATATGATGCAGCAATG AGGTACAAGGCTGCTGGGCAAGACACGATTGTCTTAGCTGGAGCAGAGTATGGAAGTGGCAGCTCAAGAGATTGGGCTGCCAAGGGCCCAATGTTACTG GGCGTGAAAGCAGTTATCGCCAAGAGCTTCGAGAGGATCCATCGAAGTAATCTGGTTGGTATGGGAATCATTCCTCTTTGTTTCAAGCCTGGTGAGGACGCTGATTCTCTAGGATTAACTGGCCATGAACGTTATTCAATTGACCTTCCAAATAAAATCAGTGAGATAAGGCCCGGCCAAGATGTTACAGTCACAACTGACACTGGCAAATCGTTCACGTGTGCTGTCCGCTTCGATACTGAG GTGGAATTGGCATACTTTGATCACGGTGGCATTCTTCCATTTGTTATCCGTAACCTAAACAAAGAGTAG
- the LOC107932712 gene encoding putative disease resistance RPP13-like protein 1 has translation MCFPALRLSYHYVPPHLKRCFAYCSIFPKDYAFEEEDIILLWRAEGFLQSKAKNQGKGLGNQYFQDLVSRSFFQRSSKDKSRFVMHDLMNDLAQLVAGEICCRLEGEKHQKFSHRSCHSTFVSDDWNHSVKKFEAFYQMTSLRTFLPLLHQGDRFYLTSVVLEDLLPRLSYVRVLSLSGYEIYDLPDRFENLKHLRYLNFSRTRIKCLPDSLCTLYHLETLILRDCSKLKNLPSNIGNLVNLYFLDIRGAGSIKRMPSGFDQLTKLQTLSNFVIGEGDGHLIRELKNLSNLRGNFCLSGLENVKGQDAREAKLNEKLGIDGLELQWGTDLENSTRKEEVEERALDFLRPQKKLEQLIIENYGGVKFSSWIADSSFKNLSSLKLRNCKNCKSLPSVGRLPLLKDLSIIGFDQVQKIGVEFFGENQLNPFASLEILSFENLPNWKEWDTCEGEEKVLKLPSLRELSIKTCPQLLGRLPTHLPSLQKLKIHSCTSLVVSISSFPSLCKFSIRGCTELVDDCSSPAEEVSSFQTLSLSNISKFNIPADRTMLRFGNSEHLEIDGWEELVSLSQHGFSLVGHPFITVWRCPQLQSLEAEEAELQPDKISRVESLEIASCDRLNRLPQVLHELTFLTVMEIQGCRGLVSFAENNLPPNLKKLRITNSENLEYLVDEKEDNKSMSSTLCLLEDLEIFECPSLMSLSSKGHKNICNQLQRLKFFGCSKLSCLFSNTKFPIMLKHLRIEICPELEYIAQEFEETACLESIKILQCGIKSLPRGLDKLIHLQEICLFSCSNLVSFEESGLLSTSFRVFKVGGCGKFGALPKCMASITSLRQLSVSNCSADISFPSEGFPATLTSLEISNAPKIYRSLVEWGLNGLTSLQELTIAGGGCSNVVSFPE, from the coding sequence ATGTGCTTTCCAGCTTTGCGATTAAGCTACCATTATGTTCCTCCTCATTTGAAACGATGCTTTGCATACTGCTCCATATTTCCTAAAGATTATGCATTTGAAGAAGAAGATATAATCTTGTTATGGAGAGCAGAAGGGTTCTTGCAATCAAAAGCTAAAAATCAAGGCAAAGGTCTTGGAAACCAATATTTTCAAGATCTAGTGTCAAGGTCATTTTTTCAAAGATCTAGTAAAGACAAATCCCGTTTCGTGATGCATGATCTTATGAATGATTTAGCTCAATTAGTTGCAGGAGAAATATGTTGCAGACTGGAGGGTGAAAAGCACCAAAAGTTTTCGCATCGTTCTTGTCACTCAACTTTTGTTAGCGATGATTGGAATCACAGTGTAAAGAAGTTTGAAGCATTTTATCAAATGACTTCTCTACGTACTTTTCTACCCTTATTGCATCAAGGAGATCGTTTCTATTTAACTAGTGTTGTCTTGGAAGATCTGTTGCCAAGACTTAGCTACGTAAGGGTTCTTTCTTTGTCTGGGTATGAGATCTATGATTTGCCCGAccgttttgaaaatttaaaacatcTACGCTACTTAAATTTTTCTAGAACCCGAATTAAATGTTTACCTGATTCTTTGTGTACTCTTTATCATTTGGAGACTTTAATATTAAGAGATTGTTCAAAGCTCAAAAATTTACCCTCGAATATCGGAAACCTTGTCAACTTGTATTTTCTTGATATTAGAGGTGCGGGTTCAATAAAAAGGATGCCCTCCGGATTTGATCAGCTCACCAAGCTTCAAACGTTATCTAATTTTGTTATAGGGGAAGGTGATGGACATCTTATTAGAGAATTGAAAAATTTGTCAAACCTTAGAGGTAATTTTTGTCTTTCTGGATTGGAGAATGTTAAAGGTCAAGATGCGAGGGAAGCTAAGTTAAATGAGAAGCTAGGGATTGATGGGTTAGAACTACAATGGGGTACAGACTTGGAGAATAGTACAAGGAAAGAAGAAGTTGAAGAGCGGGCGTTGGACTTTCTTCGTCCTCAGAAAAAGCTTGAGCAACTCATCATTGAGAATTATGGTGGTGTAAAATTCTCATCTTGGATAGCAGATTCTTCCTTCAAGAATTTGTCGTCTTTGAAGCTTCGCAATTGTAAAAACTGCAAATCACTACCATCAGTTGGAAGGTTGCCGTTGTTAAAAGATCTTTCAATTATTGGTTTTGATCAAGTACAAAAGATTGGTGTTGAGTTCTTTGGAGAAAATCAATTGAATCCATTTGCATCATTAGAGATTCTGTCTTTTGAGAATCTTCCAAACTGGAAAGAGTGGGACACTTGTGAAGGAGAAGAGAAGGTTTTGAAACTCCCCAGCCTTCGTGAGCTTTCAATCAAAACCTGTCCTCAATTGTTGGGAAGGCTGCCTACCCATCTTCCTTCCTTGCAAAAACTTAAAATTCATAGCTGTACAAGTTTGGTAGTTTCAATATCAAGTTTCCCGTCACTGTGTAAATTCAGTATACGAGGGTGTACAGAACTGGTGGATGATTGCTCTTCTCCTGCAGAGGAGGTTTCCTCTTTTCAAACTTTGTCTCTTTCTAACATTTCGAAGTTCAATATTCCAGCAGATAGGACAATGCTGAGGTTTGGAAACTCAGAACATCTTGAAATTGATGGTTGGGAGGAGTTGGTATCTCTATCACAGCATGGGTTTAGTTTAGTTGGACATCCTTTCATTACCGTTTGGCGTTGTCCTCAACTGCAGTCTTTGGAAGCCGAGGAAGCCGAATTGCAACCTGACAAGATTTCACGTGTTGAATCTCTGGAGATAGCTTCTTGTGATAGGCTCAATAGACTGCCACAAGTCTTACATGAGCTCACATTCCTTACGGTGATGGAAATTCAGGGTTGTCGAGGCTTGGTTTCTTTTGCAGAGAATAACTTACCTCCTAATTTAAAAAAGTTGAGAATTACAAACAGTGAGAATTTGGAGTATTTGGTTGATGAAAAAGAAGATAATAAGAGTATGAGTAGTACCCTCTGTCTTCTTGAGGACTTGGAAATATTTGAGTGTCCATCTCTAATGTCTTTGTCATCGAAGGGGCATAAAAATATTTGCAATCAGCTTCAACGTCTCAAATTTTTTGGATGCTCAAAGCTGAGTTGCCTATTTTCAAACACCAAGTTTCCCATAATGCTTAAACATTTGAGAATTGAGATATGTCCAGAGTTGGAATACATAGCCCAAGAGTTTGAGGAAACCGCTTGTCTTGaatctattaaaattttacaatgtGGAATTAAATCTCTACCACGAGGACTAGACAAGCTCATCCATCTCCAGGAGATTTGTTTGTTTTCGTGTTCAAATTTGGTTTCTTTTGAAGAAAGTGGGTTGCTCAGCACCAGCTTCAGAGTTTTCAAAGTTGGTGGTTGTGGAAAATTTGGAGCCCTTCCTAAGTGCATGGCCAGTATCACCTCCCTTCGACAATTAAGTGTGAGCAATTGTTCGGCTGACATATCATTTCCATCGGAGGGATTCCCTGCCACTCTCACATCACTTGAAATCTCAAACGCACCCAAGATTTATAGGTCACTTGTGGAATGGGGATTAAATGGACTCACATCTCTTCAAGAATTGACCATCGCAGGTGGAGGATGCTCAAACGTGGTGTCGTTCCCAGAATAA